The Pelodiscus sinensis isolate JC-2024 chromosome 24, ASM4963464v1, whole genome shotgun sequence genomic interval TGGTCTTTTACATGCTCCGCCCCACCTGCTCTGTAAGATCCTGACTTCCAACTTCCCACTTTAATACCCCAGATGCTTCACCAGGACCTCACGGATTCAGACAGACTCCAGGGATAGGAAGGGCCTGTGGTTTGCTGAAGTCCTttcatgggggtggaggggtgtccCACAAGCTGGAGAGATCCCCAGCTCACAACACAGGATGACCCACAAATGATGTGGAGTTTGAATACAAGGAGAGACTTAGAATGAATGAGATTCTAGACCCAACTTGTGATGGAGAAACCAAGTGACTCAGGTTAGATCTCTGTGAGAGGTTTTACCAAACAAGGTTCTAGATCTAGCTACTGCTCTGGTGCCAGTAAAACGTGTCACAGATGACTGTCTGAGATTGAAAATATTGATAGATCTAGAACCCAGTGGAATCTGGAGATAGCTGTGAATCTAGAATCCAGGAACGCTCAGAGTTTATGAACAGTGAAACACCTGGAACCCACCAGGACTTAGAACCATTAGAGACCTAACAATGAATGCGGCATGCCAAGTCTTCCACTTTCCCTATGTCCAGGCAAATTCAGACCATCTTCTCTTGAGTGTTCTGACACATTCCTTACACTAGATTCACGCACACTGCTCTCTGGTTCATCGACAAACGCCGCCTTGACAAGGGTGAGAAGAGACGTCCTGAAGACCTCCCAGAACTTCTCCCCCACAAACAGGTAGAGGATGGGGGTGAAACAGGCATTGAAGCAGGCCATGACGGTATAAATGACCACGACGGCACCTGTCACGGACTCTGGTACATCCTTGTAGAGCTTCAATCCGTGGTGGAGGTGGTAGGGCAGCCAGCTGAGGAAGAAGGAAACTACTGCAGTCACCATGACTTTGAAGGGCTTCCCAGAATAAACCAGCCTCTTCTCCTTCATCTTCAACACCACCCGGGTGTAGCATCCTGCCATGGTACAGAAGGGGAGCAGGAAGCCCAGCAGGAATCGGATCACAAAGTCAGCCAGATGGATCTGTCTCCCCAGATCCAGCATCTCAGCTCTGTTCCTGTCCTTGGAAAGGGCGAAATTGTTGATGCAGGCAATTCTGCCCCCGTCCACCTTGTGGGTCTCCCGGAAAACCAGGTTTGGAATGCTGAGAGCAAAGGAGACCAGCCACACACCCAAAGCCAGCTTCCCAGCCCGGTGCACGGTGCGGTGGTTCTGGGACCAGATGGGATGGTGAAGGAGGATGTAGCGGTCCAGGCTGATGAGGGTGAGCAGGAAGACAGAGGAGAACAAGACCATGGAGATGCAGGTATTGAGGACTTTGCACAAGGCCATTCCAAAGACCCAGTGGAAACCCAGGAGGACGTAGACAGCAAAGAAGGGGATCAGCAGGGTGACAAAGGCAGAACAGGAGACCAGGTGGAGGAACCAGAGCGTGGTCACCGTCCTCCTCATCTTCATTCCCAGGACCCACAGGTACAGCCCGTTCGCCACCACACCCACCAGGAAGGTGGGGAAGAGAAACCCTGCCGAGGCTAGGTGTATGGCACTCACGgctgctgggctctggctggaaTTTGCCTCCATGGCTGGTGGGAGAGTTGTGATCTCTTGATCCATGGTTCCCTGGGGAGAGACGGAAGAGGAGTTAGCCTTGGAAGGGACAACACAGGATGAGAGGAgagtggaagaagaggaaaggagaAATACCACAATGGGCTCAGAATGCACCGTCAGAGAGGACCTTTATGGGCACCATCTGGTCCTCTAGAACATTCAGGCTGGATATGCTCAGCAATTCAGTTATGGccggtggaactcactgctgcaagATGGAGCGATGAGCTacagaggaggaagagcagacatggcaggacagaggaaggggactGTCTACTTCAGGGCTACTCACCTTTGGaagtcccaggggccacaatgatactcacggcacatgctgaaggccgcaacttaagtgtggttgcataaacatgcaaatacacatctatgcaaatatatgcaaatagattcttttacactgatgggcgtgagtacaaagattaaggcaagactatacaacacacaggcccttttaaatcagttctgctgatattaataaaactagccaattagcccattatAAGAcgagattttcaggtctctcctgagcctccggtctctctctctctctctctctctctctctctctctctctctgtcctcctactgcctccccctctctctctctcagctctcttctgccttctgcctctctcactttttcttctccccctcctgcctctcactctctttccgctctcctctgtctccttcggggatgcacgcttgtccagACTCTGTCCCCTGGGCATATACGttaccaccctgcccccccttcacctcccagcatggcactcggctgacttctgcgccacttagCCGGGCTGCCATgcaggagcaagcggcgc includes:
- the LOC142819643 gene encoding putative G-protein coupled receptor 33, with product MDQEITTLPPAMEANSSQSPAAVSAIHLASAGFLFPTFLVGVVANGLYLWVLGMKMRRTVTTLWFLHLVSCSAFVTLLIPFFAVYVLLGFHWVFGMALCKVLNTCISMVLFSSVFLLTLISLDRYILLHHPIWSQNHRTVHRAGKLALGVWLVSFALSIPNLVFRETHKVDGGRIACINNFALSKDRNRAEMLDLGRQIHLADFVIRFLLGFLLPFCTMAGCYTRVVLKMKEKRLVYSGKPFKVMVTAVVSFFLSWLPYHLHHGLKLYKDVPESVTGAVVVIYTVMACFNACFTPILYLFVGEKFWEVFRTSLLTLVKAAFVDEPESSVRESSVRNVSEHSREDGLNLPGHRESGRLGMPHSLLGL